The Choloepus didactylus isolate mChoDid1 chromosome 15, mChoDid1.pri, whole genome shotgun sequence genome segment gtaaagctccccaaactgtggagttgACACCCCTCCCCtaccagcacagcaggctgagttgtaacaattccttggggaaaaaagaagcaggctacatGGAGCaagagaaagtaactcaaccaagctctgattgtggttttaattaacaaatttggactattgaataccaGCTACAAGGACAGATAaatctggagcaagcaggaaaggaaccctgaggtatctcctggcagagaggacacagggaaaatggaaaaataataataagtaaataaaaacagaggcttttggagatggctgagctcagaagactggaaaatgactgtgtcccaagaaaaggggcacagagaactggataccaacaccagttgaccagtgaaactggcgggctggggggctggggactggttctgtaaaggggctttctctctttttcctcccattctaagtagctcattagagaaagctgcagccattttcaattgtcagcactgatccaggcaagggtggagttaagaaagtcaaagagacaaaggaggaattcaagtataggagataactccctaaaggttGTATCTTTCCTACAAAAAGGGAggcagagcccagctcaagtggctgccctccctcagagaattcaaaccTTAGGGCCTGGGGCGGGGGTGGAAATCCCCAGAAACAACTTaggcttggcttctgacactctcggcccctggccaggacagagtctgctgagaattaaagggactgcacctaTTTATAAACACCACCTGCtagacagaataggaaaagcacagagtctacaggcctcacaggaaatcTGACAACCTGttggtctcatcctcagggaaacatgatactgattacaccttcctcctgagacctgggcccatctggtctgggaatatctgatttgggtaatcaaggaaaccaggtacctagacaacaaaaaattatgagtcacattaggaaaaataaagatatggcccagtcaaaggaacaaatttacacatCAACTgcaatacaggagttgaaacaactaattaaagatcttccaacaaatatgctaaatcaattaaaaaatcaaatcaatgagttgagggaagatatggcaaaaaagaagacggatataaagaagacattgggcaaacataaagaaaaactcaaaagtttgaagaaacaattggcagaacttatgggaacaaaaggcaaaatacaagagatgaaaaacaacagcagatttgaagaagcagaaaaaaggattcatgaactggaagacaggacatctgaaatccaacacacaaaataacaggtagggaaaagaatggaaaaatatgagttgcatctcagggaattaattgacaacatgaagcccatgaatatacatgtcagggtgtcccagaaggagaagagaagggaaagggggcagaaacaataatggaggaaataatcactgaaaatttcccatctcttatgaaaaacataaaattacagatccaagaagaatagcacaccccaaacagaagagatctgaataggcctacaccaagacacttaataatcagattaaaaaatgtcaaagacagagaattctgaaaacagcaagagaaaagcgatccatcacatacaagggaagctcaataagattatgtgtggatttctcagtagaaaccatggaggcaagaagtcagtcacatgatatatttaagatactgaaagagaaaaactgccaaccaagaattctataactggcaaaactgcccttcaaaaataagggagaatttaaaatattttcagacaaacagacattgagagagtttgtgaataagatacttgctctacaggaaatactaaaggcagcatTACAggcagaaagggaaagacaggagagaaaggtttggaacacaatagtgggtgatggtagcacaatattgtaagcacactgaacaaagatgactatgaatatggttgaaagaggaaggttaggggcatgtaggtcaccagaaggaaagatagaagaaaaagactgggactgtaaagcttagtgaaatctagagtggtcaatgattgtaattaaatgtacaaatataagaatgtttttacatgagggaggacaaatgaatgtcaaatttgcaaggtgttaaagattgggtggtattgggagaaaaatgcaatcaatgcaaactagagtctatagttaacagtaacattgtaatacgcttccattaattgtaaaaaaaaatgctatataccaaagctaaatatctctaggagggggatataaggaaggagtatgggattcttggcattggtggtgttgtctgacttttttattgtattttatttaattttattttttcttttgttgctttttagttgtcatttattgtttctttatcttttttctttttttgccccttcttctttctttgtggaagaaatggaaatgtccttatatagacagtggttgtgaatgcatgactatggattatacagggaaccattgattgtttaattaggatggactgtatagtgtgtgaataaaactgtctaaaaaataaagagggatgcaagtgctggagaaaatgtgaagaaagggTTGTACCTAGTCACcattgatggggaagtagaatgcagcccatctggagggtgatgtggtggttccacaggaagctaaacatggggttgccatgtggtcctgcaagtcagttattgggtatatacttggaagaactgaaaagagggacacaaatggacatttgcacagtggggtttatgatgGCAATATTCACGAttcgcagtggatggaggtggcctaagggtacatcaactgatgagcggaatggcgaactgtggtgtatacatacaatggaatattgagctgctacaagaaggaatgaagttgtgaggtgaatggacattgaggacagtatgttgagtgaaataaacttgaaatgaaaagaaaaacattgtaattcctcaccaatatggactaactataatgtgcaaactctgggaattgagtctgagagcatagattatcaggggaaggcttattgtaaaggttcctagactgtaagctcttacagcagtcacatctatccaTGAGATGTAATggctttttctaaattctgagttgctgagttctttgtgtataatctggttggttcctggaactttgggtatctgtgtgacacccgagactCAGAACTAGAGTCTGGCAGCtacaaatgtcagcattacctcaaatagcaaatgttaaagaagctgaaaaaaagatcagacttcaattagagatatgaacaaaatggacctgGTTGGGACTAAGGAAAATcatactaaagggtaaaggatgatattgactgtgtttttaaatcttcaacttccatgtgagatcaaggaacagatgtttattaggtgcaaagtctatattttttgtaacacactatataatttaacctgtacagtcagtttattcaaatgccataattacatggagcgctgaataggaagtgaaatctggttggtttgtacaggttattgtgaagccccaatacatcccaaaggttttggggcagagaataaaaaatgtatttgcaaagaccccttgagggactcaggggaaatgtggaaatattaaatttccccacctgggaaattaataatattctcacaagtattgggggctaccaatttagaaggccaagcttGATCTTCgggcttgcccttctgaagtttgttactacaaggagaagctaagcctacttaaaattgtacctaagagacacctccagagaatctcttttgttgctcagatgtggcctctctctctaagccttccccctacatgggacatgtctcccaggggtgtaagtctccctgcaatgtgggacatgacttgcggGCATGAGtgtggccctggcatcatggattgagaaagccttcttggaccaaaagggggaagagaaatgaaacaaaataaagtttcagtggctgagagatctcaaatagtcaagaggtcattctggaggttattcttaagcattatatagatatccctttttagtttttggtgtattggaatagctagaaggaaatacctgaaactcttgaactgcatCCCAGCcattattcttgaagatgattgtataattatatatcttatactgtgtgaccatgtgattgtgaaaactttgtggctcccactcccttttccagtgtatgaacagatgaatagaaaaatgagaacaataagtaaatgaataatagggagagatgggggtatgggatgttttgggtattcttttttactttaacttttattcttattcttttttgtgtttggtaatgaaaatgttcaaaaattgattgtggtgatgaatgcacactatataatggtactgtgaacaattgattgtacaccatgaatgactgtatagtatgtgaatatatctcaataaaattgaatttaaaaaaacataataaagcaAGTATCATCTGTATGAGATGCTTTGGGTGCCACACCTGCAGCTGCTTAGCCTCCAGGCAGGACACAACTCCTTCACATTGTCAGTGTCTCAACTCATGCCTTTCATTGTCTGTTCTGTGGCCTCTCCATCACCACAGATGACACAGGAAATCCTCTCAGTATGTGTGCATCCATACTGAGAAAGTTAGTACCCACAGTTAACCCACAACCAGTTGGGATGAAGAGCTGGCAGCCAATTGTGCCTTCCAGTCAACCCTCAAATAGACAATTCTAAAAGACCTCTGCTATTTTTCCACTGGACCACCTTCACATTTAACGTAATAaccatatatacacatatattttaaagttcatcTCAAACGTATTTTGCCAATATTTTCCTGCCAATGcatcattcatttattgactTTGTTTAGGAGGTTTCTTATAAGAAGAAATTTACACTCACCATGCAATCCAAAATGCAAATCCTTGCCCCTGTGGGATGTTGGTTTGATGTCTTACTAGAATAACAGCCCTGTTTTGGTTTGTCAGGTTTCTATGATAAATATCACACAATAGACTggcttaaagaatgggaatttattgtctcatggtttcagaggccagaagtccaaatcaagatgctggctagaaggcttgcttcctcctggggtcagtagtgttctggcTCGCAGGcaagcaatccttgggttccttggcttccctTGTGACATTATCACATGACaaggtcctctcctttcttttccaggttctgctgacttccagctcccAGCTCTTCCCCATGACTTTCTCACACAATTTCTGAATtccttctgcttttaaaggattccagtaaaccaGATTAGGGCCACCATCATTCAGTTGGGCTCACCTTaactaaaacaacatcttcaagaggtcctgtttacaatgggttcacacccagaggaatgtgGATCAAGAACAAAACCATGTCTAAATTGGGTTATATAATTTAATCCACCACAATCCCTTAGTCcaagatgatgatgaagatgatggtgatgaccAAGTGAGCTATCTGACCAACTTCTAGGACTTCTAGCCTTTGGGTATGCTCATATATTCTGCTACTTCTAGTTTTGGATGCTTAAATTTAATCTACCTGCAATCAATTGTGATGAAAGAAATGAGCTAAAACCCATACTTTTCTTATGCCAAATGGATAGTGAGGTGTCCCAACACAATTTTCTGAACAACCATTCTTTTCCTAATATTAAATGACATTTGATTGTACATTCATTTCCCATATGTAAAGAGATCTATTTTGGAGTTGTCTGTTTGGTTGATTCATGTCAATACTAAACTTTTTCAAATACTATATCCCTGTCTTTCATTTGAACACCTGTTAAGGCTGGTCCCTCATCATTCCTCTTTGTTTTCACAATTTCGTCAATTATTCATTCATGTTTAGTTTCCATATGAACTTTAGAATCAGCTTCTCCATCTCCCCCCAAATGCTAATACTTCAAGATTGTGCCTAATATATGTAACAATTTGGGAAAAATTGAGAACTGCACAAGAGCAAGAAGagggaatatctttccattaGGGCTTTCTTTCTATTTGTGCTCTACATTTCTAATCAAATTTAttccaatttattttctcttctgttactATTGTAAATCTGAGCTTgacctttcttccttttattttttttttttttttttacctcatccCTTTATTAATCTAATAATTTATCAAGTGTTTCTCTCACAAGCATACCATGTACAAatagaaatacatttatttacttcaaatattttaccatatgcttatttatttatttgctttatttcatgACAAGAAACATTTGTAAAATGTTGACTTTAGATGCTAATGATGAACATCCTCATTTCATTCCTGATAAGAAGATGGACGCTTTTAATATATCAATTTTAGGTATGAGGCTTATTGTTGGCTTTAATATCATTATCAGAGAAAGGAagttattttctatatttaagttgatattaagttttttttaaataactaatggatgttgaattttatcaaatgttttttgctcatttatttagaaaatatttgtatttatgttCTCAACAAGGACTATTACACTAACTATTTTAGAATGTAAGACAATTTTATTTGAggtgcatttattttttatataccaATGATTCAATTTTACTACCTTTCTTTTAGATTTTTGCCTCTGTGTTTAGGACAGAGATAAGCCAGTAATTTATACTGTCAGATTCAGGAATCAAGGTAATACTGATATCACAAAACTCATTGTGATGAATTCTATCATTTGGTATTCTCTTGAAGAGTTGATGCAGAATTTATGCTATTTCTTTAGTAAAAGTTGGAAGAATTTACCAATAAAGCCATATGCTTCTAGAGTCTATATTGCAGCAAGTTTTAATAACAGTTCAcatgtctttaaaaatatatagacctatttaagttttctattttgttttgatatatgatgtctttctaggaattcattcatttcattaaaatttgcAAACTtgtcataaagttgttcataatttcctctttttttttttttaaacaaaattcacattttatttagattgaaataaactgtacaaaattgattttcttcaccaaaaataatagcaatattttctgtattattcctagataaaccacaaaacacttatttttgtaggctttccaggttctgctgataaTCAAGATGAGGCAGTAGACATAGTCATGGAAACAGATAGAAGAAATCAGACAAATCAGTGGTCAGTATCCATGGCCTCTGATTCTATCTTGACCATGAAACAGAAATGTTCAACACATACCTGCTAAACAGCTTATGAAAGCATGGGCTCAATAAAGGAATGTAAACAGCAATAACCAGATGTAGAAAAAGGCATTCGAACTGTAACTTGTTCCTTTAGGTTCATTTGATAAAGACAAAATCTACGCTGAAATCCTTGCTTGGCGAGCtcagtttctctcactctctggtAATTCCCTTAACTGTCCAACATAAATTTTAACAACATACTTTAAAGTCTTTCTAGTTAAAGGTCAATAGTGAACCTCATTGTAACACTTTACAAAAtgcattccttccttccatacctcgtcaaaatttatttcttcaaagtactgaTAACTGGACTGGTAACTTGACAATTGGAGCCACAGTGATGATTAATGTCGTGTCTAAAAtgacttaactaaaataattccagAGTGCCACTAATGGAGAGCACACAGAAATGAAACGTGGCACTTTCAATGCTACCTTCTGCAAGAACAGACAGGTCTTCAAAGCATGAGAGTTCAAATGGGGGCCCTTTAAATAGGTAGATTATTAATAACAAATGTATTCAATGGGAGACCTATAGGCAAAGATAGTCAGTGATTAAGCAGCCTACATACACCTCACAGCTCTTCCTCCAAATATAAgagaaaacctattttaaaagtcTCAAGTATTTTCAATGGTTTCTGAATTACCTGTGGGAAGCTCTGACTTAGTTGTATAGAGTTTGATATATGTGTCCACCATCAAATCCAGATCatgttttatatcaaaatttatgttaaGCAAAGCCAAGTTACTTGACCTTTGGTCTGTCAAAGTGTTCCTCAGGTATGCTTTGAGACGCTTTCGTCCATTTTCATAGCGTTCATTCTCAACCTTCATCACAGGAAGAATGCATAAGACCTTCAACAAAGcataaacattaggaaaaaacttGATGTCAGGCAGATGGAGGGCTTCATAAATGGTGGATGGAAGCTCTATATCTTTCCCTCTGTGTTTCCACTTGATTCTCCAACAATGAAGCTCGGCTGAGAGTGTGTCAGGATTGGGTAAGTCACTTCTGTACATGTCAGCATGGTGTTCCTCCGACGTATTGAATTTGAgctgtcccatgacagagggtacCAGAGATAAGCATTTAAGAGCTTTGAGGTGCTGTTCTGAGAATATATCTTTAAGTTCCTGAATAATGTGCTCCACTGTTGGAACACTTAGGGTTTCTTTATAGTAACTCTCAGAGGTTAACTGAGACTCCAGGTTACCTTGCTGAGCTCTGCGGAATTTGCCAGGGAGTTTCATGTGAATATCAAGTTTGGTTGCCAAATTTGTGGCTTCCTCAAACCAAAATTCATGATAAACTTCAATGTTTTCCATCACTTCATTTAGTGAATGTAGCACTGCAGTCAAGCTGCTGGCTGCAAAGAAGACATCAGAGGTTTGCCCCTGGAGATTTTTCCCAAAGGCTCTTGTAAAAGATAGGACATTCTTAAGAACAACAATGGtaacaatgaaatcaaaatctGTTACTGCACTACAGAGTACAAATGCTCGGCCAGCTATGCAGTTATTCCATCTAATATTTGTGTCACTATTTATACCATCTAAACATAAACAAGTGCTTGCAGGAGTTCcactaaaatttcaaaagcatcatGCCTTCCTGTCCATTGAGAATGGcaaatttccttcagttcattaccCCTTtcttcattactctgaaaaaggACTGAAATTACACGGTCAAGTTCTAAAAGTAGTTGTGGTGATcgatggaaaaaagaagaaacttcctcaatcgtTCCCAATGCAACAGATACTCCCGTAACAGGCACCGATTTTGCTAACCACATATTTAAGGCACAGGAAGAGCAGAGTGTATAGATAGCTTGGGGATATTTCTCTAGAAGTCTCGAAGCAACAACTTTCATCTTGGAAGAAAATCCACTGGACACAATGTAAGCCTGTCCACGACAGTACTCCATGTTCAGCCCCCACTTCTCAGTTATTGTAGTGTGAAATTTCACAGCCAAAATTTCTGCATCAGCTTCATAAGGCAGGAAGCCCACAAATTCCTCTCTCAGGTTATGTGATTCATCCACAAACCTCACCAACACTGGCAGGTGCTCTTCCCCTGCTATGTCCACCACATCATCAGTGATAATGGAAAAGAAGTGTGAGTCTCTCACTTCCCTGAGAGTTTCCTCCCGAATGCAGCTCTCACATATCTCTAGCATCTGTTTCTGCTGTGTTTTCGAACAGAACAACGTGTTAACTGCTGTTGTCTCAAAGCGCTTTCTCAGAACCTCTTCACCAGAATTTATTCGGCACTCCAGCAATGCTTGAAAGTTATCAGGCGTAAAGAGACCTTCTGGGAGTTCATCAGCCTCATGCCCATCCaaaggtatgttttgttttcccataagaatcaaaatttcaaataaagattttaggtattctttgttttccttttcttcaagggTTAAAGGTAAAATATCTTCATCTTGTTCTTCACCCCCTTCTTCTATATTTGGGTTCTGAGcactgctgttgtttgtttctttatgtttttgttcctgttcagaagtttcatcaatttttttctgtttcaatgtCCTGATTTCATCTTCACTCAATTCTTTTATTCGTTTTCTGTGTCTACTATGTGGATTGTTCAAATGACTGGTAAGATCAAATATTGTTGGTATAGCATTATCTCGAAGAACTGTCCTATAAGGACTCTCCCAATGACTTCACAAGTATCTGCTTCAattaattttgagaaataaaataacccAATCATTCTTTAGTTTTCTGATGCCTCTGCAAAATGTATAGTTCTACAGATCATAGAGGTCtcaaagtgtttggcacataacCGATAATGTTTATTTAGCTGATCAGGTGTTTTATCTTCTAAGTCTGCTCTCCTACAATTCTCCACCCACTTCTGGCATCTGGCCGGGTCCCGCGGAAACCTGAAGAAGGCCAGGTCGGACTGCGTGCTCTTCCGCGTGCAGTTGGGGGCAGCGCAGAAGTTCGGCATCGTCGCCCACCCGCCGGCCGGCCCAGTCCTCCCCTCCCCGCCTCCTCAGGGCAGCCCGCCAGCCCGTCGGGGCCGGGGAGGggctcttccttttatttttaatcccagGTAAGAGAAGGCTGAGTAAATAATCCTCCTCAGTTTAGGACAATTTTCACTATTAGTCTGGGCAAGGCCCCTCTCTTatggttttcttcattcttttcataCTCAGAGCCCTCTCCCTTTTCCCAAACCCCAGAGGCGACATTTCTAACATGCtcaaattttgtgtgtgtgtttgttctgGAAAAATGTATGTTGCTGTTTGGGTacatatacctttttttttctccctcccttatatctccatctcacacacatttagctttggtatattgcctgtgttacatttaatggaggaatattacaatgttactgtcgACCATatactccagtttgctttgattatattttttccccaataccatcccctttgcaacactctgcatggttgacattcatttgttctcccacatgcaagacgatttttatatttgtacatttagtcacaatcattgaccactccattTTTTgcttaaacagtcccagtctttatcttctatcttcacCTCAAGTGTCATACATGTCCTAGCTCAccctttcagctttactcacagacatctttgttcagtgtacttaaatattgtgctaccatcacacagttttaTGCTGTCTATTTGGGTGCATGTACTTTAAATTTACGTAAGTAGAATTGTGTTATATATCACATTCTGATTCATTTTTTCACTGAGCACTATGATTTTAAGTTCCATTCACGTACATGtagtttttttcttccaattgctGTATAATTCTCCATGCTGTGCATGCACCATATTTAACCTTTGCACTCTCCTAGTCATAGACACCCAGATTTCCTTCATAAAAAACATTGCTACATTCTTGTAGTATTAGTTGTggtgattttatttattgtaacaaacaaacccaaaattTCAGCATTTAGGCAACAGTCTCATGCAGGTGTTCCTGAGAGTTGAAAGTCCTTCCTCCACATAGTGATTCAGAAACTAAGGTACAGAGAGATGACataatttgcccaagttcacaatGAGAATAAATagtggagccagaattcaaacctaaGTTGTCTTTCTCTAGTCTGTGCTCTTCCTCACTCGGTCATGCATGTCCCCTATGGACATGTGTGGAAATTTGTAGGGCTATCTTTGTTCTATATTAGCATCTCATATTGTGCTAGATATTAAATAATTGTCTCTCAGCCCCAAATCTACCCTCCTATACTTTGCTTTGTGATGCAGCAGCTGGGACTCAGCAAACGATACTACTTTCCCGGCTTCCTGTTAGTTTCTCCCAAGGAGACTGGAAGTCAGGAGAGTAGATGGATTTGCTTCTCCCTGTTTCTTGCTATTCCCATCAGCTCCACTTACAATGGTTTTCACCCCATCAGCAGCAGTTGTTCCAGTCTTCAGCTTCTTAATCCTCCCAGAACCAACCTCATTGTATCCCTCATGCCGGCAGTGATGCCCCTCAGATGTCTGAGTCCCATCTCACGGGGCCCCTTCTCCAACGTTGGGGCTTCTAAGAACCCCaacctctttcctttgttccccCAGGAGTAAAATCCATTTTCTGTGTTCCCTCCTCCATTTTTCAGCCCAACACCTGTTTAGCTAAAACAgaatattgaattatttttattgaaactCCTAGTATGGTTTCTGCTTTCTTGACTAGAATCTGACtgacatttatatatacatagcCTGTCACTAAAATGTCTAAGCTCCTTCATTAATTTACCTGTAATATTAAGGCTTTCTGGTATTTCTTACTAAGTCccctttgctcttctttcttaAGGCTGCCTTAGATGTTCTTGTCTCTTTTatcattccatatgaattttagaataagtttattcaaattcctcaaaaaatccaacagaaattttaattggaattgcatttaatttatacattaaatgagagaattgacatttttattaagttGTCCCATTCAATACAGGTTAGCCCTCCATTTATTGAGCTCATTTTGCCTTCATTGAGTTCTAAAGTTTTTGCCACAGAAATTTTGCATATTCCTAAATACGtttgttggaaataaagtggtacctgtaagggaataaatgctcactcggttctggaggagaaaagaatttatttacaatcttgcgaGATAGGGCGCACAGCCAAAAACCTGGTGGGCT includes the following:
- the LOC119510266 gene encoding LOW QUALITY PROTEIN: 52 kDa repressor of the inhibitor of the protein kinase-like (The sequence of the model RefSeq protein was modified relative to this genomic sequence to represent the inferred CDS: inserted 1 base in 1 codon) — translated: MPNFCAAPNCTRKSTQSDLAFFRFPRDPARCQKWVENCRRADLEDKTPDQLNKHYRLCAKHFETSMICRTSPYRTVLRDNAIPTIFDLTSHLNNPHSRHRKRIKELSEDEIRTLKQKKIDETSEQEQKHKETNNSSAQNPNIEEGGEEQDEDILPLTLEEKENKEYLKSLFEILILMGKQNIPLDGHEADELPEGLFTPDNFQALLECRINSGEEVLRKRFETTAVNTLFCSKTQQKQMLEICESCIREETLREVRDSHFFSIITDDVVDIAGEEHLPVLVRFVDESHNLREEFVGFLPYEADAEILAVKFHTTITEKWGLNMEYCRGQAYIVSSGFSSKMKVVASRLLEKYPQAIYTLCSSCALNMWLAKSVPVTGVSVALGTIEEVSSFFHRSPQLLLELDRVISVLFQSNEERGNELKEICHSQWTGRHDAFEILVELLQALXLCLDGINSDTNIRWNNCIAGRAFVLCSAVTDFDFIVTIVVLKNVLSFTRAFGKNLQGQTSDVFFAASSLTAVLHSLNEVMENIEVYHEFWFEEATNLATKLDIHMKLPGKFRRAQQGNLESQLTSESYYKETLSVPTVEHIIQELKDIFSEQHLKALKCLSLVPSVMGQLKFNTSEEHHADMYRSDLPNPDTLSAELHCWRIKWKHRGKDIELPSTIYEALHLPDIKFFPNVYALLKVLCILPVMKVENERYENGRKRLKAYLRNTLTDQRSSNLALLNINFDIKHDLDLMVDTYIKLYTTKSELPTGNSETIENT